Below is a window of Methanocaldococcus jannaschii DSM 2661 DNA.
GAAATATGGCTTTGATGGAGCAGGAGAGGATGAAAGTTTAACCCATAATCTCCTAAAATTCCCATCTTTAGGGCGGAGATTCATCATTAATCAACACATTTTTCAATACAGTATTTTCACTGCTCATTGTCTTTTTAATGACATTAAAATAATCATTCTTCTTAAAATAAACATCTTTAATCCTTTCTCCTTTCAATTCAGGACATGCATTTAAAACTAAATCATAAAGATCAGTATTTTTTATACCCTCTAATACCTTTTTTATTAATTTATCATTATCTTTATGCATATCGATAATTCTTCTTACCATAATAATCTTAATACCAATAAATTTTGCTTTTGAGTTTATGGTATTTAAGTCATTGATGATTTTTTCATACTCATCCATACCTTTCACCTTTTTTCATTTCTTTCAAAAATTTGAAAAATTTTACATCCTCTTTTTTTCTATTTGATTGTATATAGTGGAGATTTTAGTATAAATAAATTTTAGAACAGGTTTTAGATATTTTTATTAATCCGAATATATAAATAAAGAATAGTAAAAATAAAAATATGAAAAATTTAAAATAAATAAAAATCAATTATTCAAATTCTAAATCCATTCCCTCCAATCTTCTCTTAAACTCCTCTAATACCATATCTTCATACTTCTCTTCAGTTGTTGGATTGCCGTTCTCATCTTTAGCAACAAAGCATGCTGCTAATCTTAAATAATGCCCTGCATCATCCCATGGAACTGTTGAAATAAGTTTTTCTTTAATTAAGTATTGGGAGAAATCCTCAGCTGTTTTAAATTCAATACCATTAGCTTTTGTTGGTGATTTTACATATAAATAAAAAGTTCCTCCAGGCATTCTTGCTTTAAATCCAACTTCATTTAATATCTTAACCATCTTTCTTAACCTTCTCTCATACTTCTGTCTAACTCTTTCTGTAATTTCTGGATGTTGCAAACAATAAATTCCAGCTTTTTGGATTGGGATGAACTGCCCACTATCAAAGTTGTCTTTAACTGTTGCAAACGCTTTAATTATAAGTTCATTCCCAACCAAAAATGCCAATCTCCAACCGGTCATGTTGAATGCCTTTGAAAAGCTATGGATTTCAACTCCAACCTCCTTAGCATC
It encodes the following:
- a CDS encoding DNA-directed RNA polymerase subunit I, encoding MDEYEKIINDLNTINSKAKFIGIKIIMVRRIIDMHKDNDKLIKKVLEGIKNTDLYDLVLNACPELKGERIKDVYFKKNDYFNVIKKTMSSENTVLKNVLINDESPP